In a single window of the Desulfovibrio aminophilus DSM 12254 genome:
- a CDS encoding sulfite exporter TauE/SafE family protein, whose translation MEWLYMHMPIAGVNIFWPGLVLIGFAVGVIGGFFGMAGAWMVTPGLNILGFPMAFAIGTDMAHIAGKSMISTVRHSKFGNVDYKLGFVMLAGTMIGIEIGAQIVMHLERLGNLGSVVRWAYVFLLLLIAWIVFYDYAKAVNKKKKGITGEHGTEGITWYKTMHKINIPPMMHFKAAGITCSFWLPILVSLVTGILAGFLGIGGGLFRMPALIYLIGCPTHISVGTDLFEVMISGLYGAFTYALKGRIEMVAVFVMLTGAAVGAQIGTIATKYAKGYGIRVVFGCAVLCCMISIILKQFKFNAASAVIILGAISVICIVIMRVMISGAANELREKRNANNSAA comes from the coding sequence ATGGAATGGTTGTATATGCACATGCCCATCGCGGGCGTGAACATCTTCTGGCCCGGACTTGTTCTCATCGGGTTCGCCGTGGGCGTCATCGGCGGCTTCTTCGGCATGGCGGGCGCCTGGATGGTGACCCCGGGCCTGAACATCCTGGGTTTCCCCATGGCCTTCGCCATCGGAACGGACATGGCCCACATCGCGGGCAAGTCCATGATCTCCACGGTGCGCCACTCGAAGTTCGGCAACGTGGACTATAAGCTCGGCTTCGTCATGCTGGCCGGCACCATGATCGGCATCGAAATCGGCGCCCAGATCGTCATGCACCTGGAGCGTCTCGGCAACCTCGGCTCCGTGGTCCGCTGGGCCTACGTGTTTCTGCTCCTGCTCATCGCCTGGATAGTCTTCTACGACTACGCCAAGGCCGTGAACAAGAAGAAGAAGGGCATCACCGGCGAGCACGGCACCGAGGGCATCACCTGGTACAAGACCATGCATAAGATCAACATCCCGCCCATGATGCACTTCAAGGCCGCGGGCATCACCTGCTCGTTCTGGCTGCCCATCCTGGTCAGCCTGGTCACCGGCATCCTGGCCGGCTTTCTGGGCATCGGCGGCGGCCTGTTCCGCATGCCCGCCCTGATCTACCTCATCGGCTGCCCGACCCACATCTCCGTGGGCACGGACCTCTTCGAGGTCATGATCTCCGGCCTGTACGGCGCGTTCACCTATGCCCTGAAGGGCCGCATCGAGATGGTCGCGGTGTTCGTCATGCTCACCGGCGCGGCCGTGGGCGCCCAGATCGGCACCATCGCCACCAAGTACGCCAAGGGCTACGGCATTCGCGTCGTCTTCGGCTGCGCCGTGCTCTGTTGCATGATTTCGATCATCCTCAAGCAGTTCAAGTTCAACGCCGCCTCGGCCGTGATCATTCTCGGCGCCATCTCCGTGATCTGCATCGTGATCATGAGGGTCATGATCAGCGGAGCGGCCAACGAGCTGCGGGAAAAGAGAAACGCCAATAACAGCGCGGCCTGA
- a CDS encoding DVU0150 family protein encodes MLTRTAKVLPLILALLAVLPQLVWAAGGGASELVVVADTRVVKNVVLHYFADLYNMNMLLNAIWAVVLTAGYGGFLGFLMDFIISRCGLDLTKRSIVEH; translated from the coding sequence ATGCTGACGAGAACGGCGAAGGTTCTTCCCCTGATTCTGGCATTGCTGGCCGTGCTGCCCCAGCTCGTCTGGGCCGCCGGTGGAGGCGCTTCCGAACTCGTGGTCGTGGCGGACACGCGGGTCGTGAAGAACGTGGTTCTGCACTACTTCGCGGACCTCTACAACATGAATATGCTGCTTAACGCCATCTGGGCGGTGGTCCTCACCGCAGGTTATGGTGGTTTCCTGGGATTCCTGATGGACTTCATAATCTCGCGTTGTGGTTTGGACCTGACCAAGCGCAGCATCGTGGAACACTAG
- a CDS encoding sigma 54-interacting transcriptional regulator, which produces MTGPLFAGTLRQLFANLSIRAKLLVTVIPSVVLILAVTGYATYRISSSFIETALERTVRVQNMATAHALTRRLDQCRTALLLFSQENLSPGTMREFLAKEMTLGAPMFREFAFLPAHNGPSIFLLVQDGQILRVPPERLREIRPNPILSVEKAASLEHGEVWISPVVTTEYPAIGEGDTAKRTASPVIRLVTPCDAGPAGKGLLVLSLDARDLRNLLSLYNSSKSPLWAFTRSGELRYHFLLDTDGWILLQSSDPDRADDDLATYLARSGYEGTLGRAHLPMAFRPNEVYHQFWTMVADLRDGKSGGYIGENGGGDFSGSRTFFMAYAPIYFTPVQGEPPQIYAGLAFLDHSKLTLAAGYKHLDVMFLITLLTIAAVAGMVFFLAKAVTSPILRLAKAVGEADLTGGIQEIDLPSSGYETNLLKRAVNKMLAALRLQLEEIRIRDQAIHNQSLNQRVIEDEDAPEPGDGQNPIPGILGAGPKIEELRSDILKAARVDVDVLIIGETGTGKQLAAEAIHNLSSRTDKPFISINCGALDENLLLDTLFGHVKGAFTEAKTDRKGAFLEADGGTLFLDEIQSASPKVQQALLRSVAMRKIKPLGSDQELDVDVRLVAATNADLTELIERRLFREDLYFRLKVITLHTPALREHKESIPILARAYLRQAETLVNKQGLALSRGALEKMKNYNWPGNIRELINCITRAAVMAEGDLILAEDVRLEGDGRGQPSGDGSSRLLAARPPAQPGMAGESRPAPGPVPPSRPLESYVPEGVRLSSRQLRVLPLIVTRGEVTRNDYQELAGGGLPSRTAIYDLQDLVKKGVLLREGRGPATRYVLARSRE; this is translated from the coding sequence ATGACCGGACCGCTCTTTGCCGGAACGTTACGTCAACTGTTCGCCAATCTGAGCATCCGGGCCAAACTTCTGGTCACGGTAATCCCTTCCGTGGTCCTCATTCTGGCCGTCACTGGCTACGCAACATATAGAATTTCAAGCAGTTTCATCGAAACAGCCCTGGAGCGGACCGTCCGGGTGCAAAACATGGCCACAGCCCACGCCTTGACCCGGCGCCTGGATCAATGTCGCACGGCTCTCCTGCTGTTCTCGCAAGAAAACCTCTCCCCGGGCACCATGCGGGAGTTTCTCGCAAAGGAAATGACCCTCGGCGCGCCGATGTTCCGTGAATTCGCCTTCCTGCCCGCGCACAACGGCCCGTCCATCTTCCTCCTGGTCCAGGACGGCCAGATTCTTCGGGTTCCCCCGGAGCGGCTGCGGGAAATCCGCCCCAATCCGATCCTCTCGGTGGAAAAAGCCGCCTCGCTGGAACACGGGGAGGTCTGGATCTCCCCCGTCGTGACGACGGAGTACCCGGCCATAGGCGAAGGAGACACGGCCAAGCGGACGGCCTCCCCGGTGATCCGCCTGGTGACGCCCTGCGACGCCGGGCCCGCGGGAAAGGGGCTGCTGGTCCTCTCCCTGGACGCCCGCGACTTGCGCAACCTGCTTTCACTCTACAACTCCTCAAAGTCGCCGCTCTGGGCCTTCACCCGCAGCGGGGAACTGCGCTACCACTTCCTGCTGGACACGGACGGCTGGATACTCCTCCAGTCCAGCGACCCGGACCGGGCCGACGACGATCTGGCAACATATCTGGCAAGATCCGGATACGAGGGAACCCTGGGCCGGGCCCATCTGCCCATGGCTTTCCGCCCCAACGAAGTCTACCACCAGTTCTGGACCATGGTGGCTGATCTGCGCGACGGCAAGAGCGGCGGTTACATCGGGGAAAACGGTGGCGGAGATTTCTCGGGATCGCGCACCTTCTTCATGGCCTATGCGCCGATCTACTTCACACCGGTCCAGGGCGAGCCCCCCCAGATATACGCCGGACTGGCCTTCCTCGACCACAGCAAGCTCACCCTGGCGGCGGGCTACAAGCATCTGGACGTGATGTTCCTCATCACCCTGCTGACCATCGCGGCGGTGGCGGGCATGGTCTTCTTCCTGGCCAAGGCAGTGACCTCCCCGATCCTGCGCCTGGCCAAGGCCGTGGGCGAGGCCGACCTCACCGGCGGGATTCAGGAGATCGACCTGCCTTCCTCGGGCTACGAGACCAACCTCCTCAAGCGGGCGGTGAACAAGATGCTCGCGGCCCTGCGGCTGCAACTGGAGGAGATCCGCATCCGCGATCAGGCCATCCACAACCAGAGTCTGAACCAGCGAGTCATCGAGGATGAGGACGCGCCGGAGCCTGGCGACGGCCAGAATCCCATCCCCGGCATCCTGGGCGCCGGGCCCAAGATCGAGGAACTGCGCTCGGACATCCTCAAGGCCGCGCGCGTGGATGTGGACGTGCTCATCATCGGCGAGACCGGCACGGGCAAGCAGCTGGCGGCCGAGGCCATCCACAACCTGAGCTCCCGAACCGACAAGCCGTTCATCTCCATCAACTGCGGAGCCCTGGACGAAAATCTGCTCCTGGACACCCTCTTCGGCCACGTCAAAGGGGCCTTCACCGAGGCCAAGACCGACCGCAAGGGCGCATTCCTGGAAGCCGACGGCGGCACCCTCTTCCTGGACGAGATCCAGTCCGCATCGCCCAAGGTCCAGCAGGCGCTGCTGCGCTCCGTGGCCATGCGAAAGATCAAGCCGTTGGGCAGCGACCAGGAGCTGGACGTGGACGTGCGACTCGTGGCCGCCACCAACGCCGACCTCACCGAACTCATCGAAAGAAGGCTGTTCCGCGAGGATCTCTACTTCCGGCTCAAGGTCATCACCCTGCACACCCCGGCCCTGCGCGAACACAAGGAGAGCATCCCGATCCTGGCCCGGGCCTATCTGCGCCAGGCCGAGACCCTGGTGAACAAGCAGGGCCTGGCCCTCTCCCGGGGCGCCCTGGAGAAGATGAAGAATTACAACTGGCCGGGCAACATCCGCGAACTCATCAACTGCATCACCCGGGCGGCGGTCATGGCCGAGGGCGACCTGATCCTGGCCGAGGACGTGCGCCTGGAGGGCGACGGGCGCGGTCAGCCTTCCGGCGACGGCTCCTCGCGGCTCCTGGCCGCGCGGCCTCCGGCGCAGCCCGGCATGGCGGGCGAATCCCGGCCGGCGCCCGGCCCGGTCCCGCCTTCCAGGCCTCTGGAAAGCTACGTGCCCGAAGGGGTGCGCCTCAGTTCACGCCAGCTCAGGGTTCTGCCGCTCATCGTGACCCGGGGCGAGGTGACCCGCAACGACTACCAGGAGCTGGCCGGAGGCGGCCTGCCGTCGCGCACGGCCATCTACGACCTTCAGGATCTGGTCAAAAAGGGCGTACTCCTGCGCGAGGGACGCGGCCCGGCCACGCGATACGTCCTGGCGCGGAGCCGGGAGTAG
- a CDS encoding PEP/pyruvate-binding domain-containing protein, with protein MLRRLFKRKKRDPQLAAGLFKAKYSQFKALLESNSELLQLLTDLEQKLRGDTVFGMAYVRSQASRIVFHAVRMANNFDKLSSGRLPALREVVRRLSGEIASLAEIKHHETAAAYILPYPAISRDLVDSVGGKNANLGEIAGRAGLPIPDGFAITTAGYEAFVRHGGFLDEVKRLELEVDPADPETMVTASEGIQRLFLTADAPEDLSEAILSAYADLCVRRGAGPEGLPISMRSSAIGEDSELSFAGQYLSVLNVRPDRILDNYRRILASLFTPRAIAYRLHKGIPDEDIAMSVACLEMVEAKASGVMYSRHPFDLLDENVLINAVWGLGPYAVDGVVTPDVYRFTREDEPRPLETRVAVKDRRLVARPGGVLEDERVPEEEASRPCLDEEQARLLASYAVRLERHYHCPQDIEWALNTEGRLVLLQARPLRAEAGSGPRPTTGPVPGREILLEGGDAACPGVGAGPVRHVWPDSDLTTFPEGAVLVAEHSSPKYALILPRIQAVVTNAGSVTGHMASLAREYGVPSLLNTRTATDVLKEGEIVTVDAFSGRIYRGEVPELLRLRQDKGRFMKDTPVYEILRRLGELVTPLYLTDPRSPDFRPEKCRTVHDLMRLIHELSYGEMFAISDLAADHGTFAVKLTAPLPLDLYLIDLGGGLAEAPGWTRRVRPEQVTSAPFKALLAGMLLPELRHAEPRPVDMKGFFSVMSQQMLTNPEGAERFGDKSYALISDKYLNFSSRVGYHYSVLDAYCGLTMNKNYISFQFKGGAADDVRKNRRVRSIARILEEHDFNVEVAGDRVVARFQKYDAEATAARLDMLGRLLIFTRQMDMLMIDEGSVRRVSQCFLDGDYHYEGNGASGARDGENG; from the coding sequence ATGCTGCGTCGACTCTTCAAGCGCAAGAAGCGGGATCCGCAACTGGCGGCGGGTCTGTTCAAGGCCAAGTACTCCCAGTTCAAGGCCCTGCTGGAATCCAACTCCGAGCTGCTCCAGCTGCTCACGGACCTGGAGCAGAAGCTGCGCGGGGACACCGTCTTCGGCATGGCCTACGTCCGGTCGCAGGCGTCGCGCATCGTCTTTCACGCCGTGCGCATGGCGAACAATTTCGACAAGCTCTCCTCCGGCCGTCTGCCCGCCCTGCGCGAGGTGGTCCGGCGCCTGAGCGGCGAGATCGCCTCCCTGGCCGAAATCAAACACCACGAAACGGCGGCGGCCTACATCCTGCCCTACCCGGCCATCTCCCGCGACCTGGTGGACAGCGTCGGCGGCAAGAACGCCAACCTGGGCGAGATCGCCGGCCGGGCCGGGCTACCCATCCCGGACGGCTTCGCCATCACCACGGCGGGCTACGAGGCTTTCGTACGTCACGGCGGCTTTCTGGACGAGGTCAAACGCCTGGAGCTGGAGGTGGACCCGGCCGACCCCGAAACCATGGTCACGGCCAGCGAGGGCATCCAGCGCCTGTTCCTCACGGCCGACGCTCCCGAAGACCTCTCCGAGGCCATACTCTCGGCCTACGCCGACCTCTGCGTCCGCCGCGGCGCGGGCCCCGAGGGTCTGCCCATCTCCATGCGCAGCAGCGCCATCGGCGAGGACTCCGAGCTGTCCTTCGCCGGGCAGTACCTGAGCGTGCTCAACGTGCGGCCCGACCGCATCCTGGACAACTACCGTCGCATCCTGGCCAGCCTGTTCACCCCCCGAGCCATCGCCTACCGGCTGCACAAGGGCATCCCGGACGAGGACATCGCCATGAGCGTCGCCTGCCTGGAGATGGTCGAGGCCAAGGCCAGCGGCGTCATGTACTCCCGCCACCCTTTCGATCTGCTGGACGAGAACGTGCTCATCAACGCGGTCTGGGGTCTTGGGCCCTACGCCGTGGACGGGGTCGTGACCCCGGACGTCTACCGATTCACCAGGGAGGACGAGCCCAGGCCGCTGGAGACGCGCGTGGCGGTCAAGGACCGCCGTCTGGTGGCCCGGCCCGGCGGCGTCCTGGAGGACGAGCGCGTCCCCGAGGAGGAGGCTTCCCGCCCCTGTCTGGACGAGGAGCAGGCCCGGCTCCTGGCCTCCTACGCCGTGCGCCTGGAGCGCCACTATCACTGCCCGCAGGACATCGAATGGGCCCTGAACACCGAGGGCAGGCTCGTGCTGCTCCAGGCCCGCCCCCTGCGCGCCGAGGCCGGAAGCGGCCCGCGTCCCACAACCGGACCGGTCCCCGGCCGCGAGATCCTGCTCGAGGGCGGCGACGCGGCCTGCCCGGGCGTCGGCGCGGGCCCGGTGCGCCACGTCTGGCCGGACAGCGACCTGACGACCTTTCCCGAAGGCGCGGTGCTCGTGGCCGAGCATTCCTCGCCCAAGTACGCCCTGATCCTCCCGCGCATCCAGGCCGTGGTCACCAACGCGGGCAGCGTCACCGGCCACATGGCCTCCCTGGCCCGAGAATACGGCGTGCCCTCCCTGCTGAACACCCGTACGGCCACGGACGTGCTCAAGGAGGGCGAAATCGTCACCGTGGACGCCTTCTCCGGCCGGATCTACCGGGGCGAGGTGCCGGAGCTGCTCCGGCTGCGCCAGGACAAGGGCCGGTTCATGAAGGACACCCCGGTCTACGAAATCCTCCGCCGTCTGGGCGAACTGGTGACGCCGCTGTATCTCACCGACCCTCGTTCGCCGGATTTCAGGCCCGAGAAGTGCCGCACCGTGCATGACCTCATGCGCCTGATCCACGAGCTGTCCTACGGCGAGATGTTCGCCATCAGCGACCTGGCCGCCGACCACGGCACCTTCGCGGTCAAGCTGACGGCTCCCCTGCCCCTGGACCTCTACCTCATCGACCTGGGCGGGGGCCTGGCCGAAGCTCCGGGCTGGACCCGGCGCGTGCGGCCGGAGCAGGTCACCTCCGCGCCGTTCAAGGCGCTGCTGGCCGGCATGCTCCTGCCCGAGCTGCGCCACGCCGAGCCCAGGCCCGTGGACATGAAGGGCTTCTTCTCGGTCATGAGCCAGCAGATGCTGACCAACCCCGAGGGAGCCGAACGCTTCGGAGACAAGAGCTACGCGCTCATCTCGGACAAGTACCTGAATTTCAGCTCCCGGGTGGGCTACCACTACAGCGTGCTTGACGCCTATTGCGGCCTGACCATGAACAAGAACTACATCAGCTTCCAGTTCAAGGGCGGGGCCGCCGACGACGTGCGCAAGAACCGCAGGGTGCGGTCCATCGCGCGCATCCTGGAGGAGCACGACTTCAACGTGGAGGTGGCCGGGGACCGGGTGGTGGCGCGCTTCCAGAAGTACGACGCCGAGGCCACGGCCGCGCGCCTGGACATGCTCGGCCGCCTGCTCATCTTCACCCGCCAGATGGACATGCTCATGATCGACGAGGGGAGCGTGCGGCGCGTCTCGCAATGTTTCCTGGACGGGGACTACCACTACGAGGGCAATGGCGCGTCCGGCGCCCGCGACGGGGAGAACGGCTAG
- a CDS encoding CAP domain-containing protein yields the protein MIRRAAVLAAVLAVLATTAPSMAGGFEDELLARINAYRQEHGLAALHRDAVLDRLALSHSRGMERGGKLSHDGFDERFARADSNHCVENVGLRLPDPSPERQFEGWRDSPGHDENLLDPDIRRAGLGRSGGYATFLGCR from the coding sequence ATGATCCGTCGGGCGGCCGTCCTGGCGGCCGTTCTGGCGGTCCTGGCGACGACCGCGCCGTCCATGGCGGGAGGCTTCGAGGACGAGCTGCTGGCGCGGATCAACGCCTACCGCCAGGAACACGGCCTGGCCGCGCTCCACCGCGACGCGGTCCTGGACCGTCTGGCCCTGTCCCACAGCCGGGGCATGGAACGGGGGGGAAAGCTCTCCCACGACGGCTTCGACGAGCGTTTCGCCCGCGCGGACTCCAACCACTGCGTGGAGAACGTGGGCCTGCGCCTGCCGGACCCCTCGCCGGAACGGCAGTTCGAGGGTTGGCGGGACTCGCCGGGCCACGACGAGAATCTGCTCGACCCGGACATCCGCCGGGCGGGCCTGGGCAGAAGCGGCGGCTACGCGACCTTTCTCGGCTGCCGCTAG